A region from the Sulfolobales archaeon genome encodes:
- a CDS encoding branched-chain amino acid ABC transporter permease — MIFVIFTALLTVLPYLLPDYYIIVLSYALSFAIASLGFNLLLGYTGLLSFGHASFFAIGAYTVALIARYMPRIYSLEIVIPIALGVSALSAALIGAICIRHTEAHFSILMLAISMIIYSLIFKFYNITRGSDGLPVPIPKMLGLSLSEMPRSEYITSIFYYILISIFIASTFIMYLIVSSPFGKALQAIRDNPGRAYLIGINVKLYRYYSFILSGIYTGLAGALWSIVNGYTSPEIAHWTFSGEIAFMTLLGGYTLFIGPILGAIIYTFLKLYAVIYTPYWLFTTGVAITAFSLLLPRGIGGGIMDIYKIMIYNKEEKRKVVEKYVRK, encoded by the coding sequence CTTTTGCAATAGCTTCTCTGGGCTTTAACCTATTACTAGGCTATACAGGGTTATTATCCTTTGGCCATGCTTCTTTCTTCGCTATTGGTGCATATACGGTAGCATTGATCGCGCGATATATGCCAAGGATCTATTCTTTAGAAATAGTAATACCTATAGCTCTCGGAGTTAGCGCTTTATCTGCAGCCCTCATCGGGGCTATATGCATTAGACATACCGAAGCTCACTTCTCGATCCTAATGTTGGCAATATCTATGATTATATACTCGCTTATATTCAAATTCTACAACATTACAAGAGGCTCTGATGGGCTTCCAGTACCAATACCAAAGATGCTCGGGTTATCACTATCAGAGATGCCAAGATCCGAGTACATAACAAGTATATTTTACTATATATTGATTAGTATATTTATCGCTTCTACATTCATAATGTACCTTATAGTCTCCTCACCTTTTGGCAAGGCTTTGCAGGCAATAAGAGATAATCCAGGCAGAGCTTATTTAATTGGAATAAATGTAAAGCTCTATAGGTATTACTCATTCATACTGTCTGGTATATACACCGGACTTGCTGGGGCTTTATGGAGTATAGTTAATGGATATACAAGTCCTGAAATAGCTCATTGGACCTTTTCAGGGGAGATAGCCTTTATGACTCTACTTGGCGGCTATACGTTATTTATAGGACCTATATTAGGTGCCATAATATATACTTTTTTAAAACTCTATGCTGTAATATATACACCATATTGGCTATTCACGACTGGAGTAGCTATTACAGCATTCTCACTATTGTTACCTAGGGGTATAGGAGGGGGTATCATGGACATATATAAAATAATGATATATAATAAGGAGGAGAAGAGAAAAGTGGTGGAGAAATATGTCCGAAAATGA